One Malus sylvestris chromosome 14, drMalSylv7.2, whole genome shotgun sequence DNA segment encodes these proteins:
- the LOC126598870 gene encoding receptor protein kinase TMK1-like, with protein MEEHHSAAAKLPLSLLLLLLSLASFALSATDPNDLAILNQLRKNLQNPELLEWPENGDDPCGASWPHVFCAGSRVSQIQVQNLGLKGPLPQNLNQLTELSNIGLQRNQFSGPIPSLKGLSKLRFAYLDFNNFTSIPVDFFEGLDSLEVLALDGNNLNGTTGWNFPPQLGNSAQLQNLSCMSCNLIGPLPDFLGNMSSLTVLQLSGNGLSGGIPPSLTGLNLQILWLNNPTGDGLSGPIDVLTTMVQLNSVWLHGNQFSGVIPDSIGNLTSLKDLNLNQNQFVGLVPDGLANLALDRLILNNNHLMGPIPKFKARNASFDTNAFCQSTPGVPCAAEVMALIEFLDGLNYPSTLVSKWSGNDPCGSWLGVSCGNNGKVSVINLPKYNLNGTLSPSVANLESLVQIRLQNNNLQGFVPDNWTSLKSLTELDLSGNNISPPLPKFSSTVKVSVDGNRLFNGNPSAPGATPKGSPSSSTAPKGSPSSSTGSGSRVNGTSEPNQQKGSKRSSIVFIVAPIASVAAIAVLLVLPLSMYCCKKRRDAIQNSSSLVIHPRDPSDPDNMVKVVVADNTHGSASTVTGSSASRNSSGRAESHVIEAGNLIISVQVLRNVTKNFAPENELGRGGFGVVYKGELDDGTKIAVKRMEAGVISNKALDEFQSEIAVLSKVRHRHLVSLLGYSVEGNERMLVYEYMPQGALSRHLFHWKTFELEPLSWKRRLNIALDVARGMDYLHNLAHKSFIHRDLKSSNILLGDDFKAKVSDFGLVKLAPDGEKSVVTRLAGTFGYLAPEYAVTGKITTKVDVFSFGVVLMELLTGMMALDEDRPEESQYLAAWFWHIKSNKEKLMAAIDPTLDRKEETFETIAIIAELAGHCTAREPSQRPDMSHAVNVLSPLVEKWKPVDDENEEYSGIDYSQPLNQMVKGWQDAEGKDSGYLDLEDSKGSIPARPTGFAESFTSADGR; from the exons ATGGAAGAACACCATAGTGCTGCAGCGAAGCTTCCTCTCtcactcctcctcctccttctctcaCTTGCTTCATTTGCTCTGAGCGCCACAGACCCGAACGACCTAGCAATCCTCAACCAGCTGAGAAAAAACCTACAAAACCCAGAGCTCCTGGAGTGGCCGGAAAATGGCGACGACCCGTGTGGGGCCAGTTGGCCCCACGTCTTCTGCGCCGGTTCGAGAGTGTCCCAGATTCAAGTCCAGAACCTTGGCCTGAAGGGTCCTCTGCCCCAGAACTTGAACCAGCTCACTGAGCTCTCAAACATTGGCCTCCAGAGGAACCAGTTCAGTGGGCCCATCCCTTCCCTCAAAGGGCTGTCGAAGCTCCGGTTTGCTTACTTGGATTTCAACAACTTCACTTCGATTCCTGTCGACTTCTTCGAAGGCCTCGATTCTCTTGAGGTTCTGGCGTTGGACGGCAACAATTTGAATGGCACGACAGGCTGGAATTTCCCTCCTCAGCTGGGGAACTCGGCGCAGTTGCAGAACCTTAGTTGCATGAGTTGTAATTTGATCGGTCCGTTGCCCGATTTTCTCGGGAACATGTCGTCCTTAACGGTTTTGCAACTGTCGGGCAACGGACTGTCCGGCGGCATCCCGCCGAGCTTAACGGGCCTTAATTTGCAGATTCTTTGGCTGAACAACCCCACCGGCGACGGATTGAGTGGTCCGATTGATGTTCTGACCACAATGGTGCAGCTCAACAGCGTGTGGCTTCACGGGAACCAGTTTTCCGGCGTGATTCCGGACAGCATTGGTAATTTAACTTCTTTGAAAGATCTCAATCTTAATCAAAACCAATTTGTTGGTTTAGTTCCTGATGGTTTGGCTAATTTGGCACTTGATAGATTGATCTTGAACAATAATCATTTGATGGGTCCAATCCCGAAATTCAAAGCTCGCAATGCGAGTTTTGATACGAATGCGTTTTGTCAATCCACTCCTGGGGTTCCTTGCGCCGCGGAGGTTATGGCGCTCATCGAGTTCCTTGACGGGTTGAATTACCCTTCAACGCTTGTTTCTAAGTGGTCTGGTAATGATCCGTGCGGGTCGTGGTTGGGAGTGAGTTGTGGGAACAATGGGAAGGTGTCTGTTATAAATCTGCCCAAGTATAATCTGAATGGTACCTTGAGTCCTTCGGTTGCCAACTTAGAATCTCTTGTTCAAATTAGGCTTCAGAATAACAATTTGCAAGGTTTTGTTCCTGACAATTGGACTAGCTTGAAATCCTTGACTGAGTTGGATCTTAGTGGGAACAATatttcccctccattgccaaaATTCAGTAGCACCGTCAAAGTTTCCGTTGATGGGAATCGTTTGTTTAATGGTAATCCATCTGCGCCGGGTGCTACACCAAAGGGTAGCCCTTCTTCATCGACAGCACCAAAGGGTAGCCCTTCCTCATCGACAGGCTCAGGTTCTCGTGTCAATGGTACTTCTGAACCAAACCAACAAAAAGGATCGAAAAGGTCTAGCATTGTTTTTATTGTAGCTCCGATTGCAAGTGTTGCTGCTATTGCTGTTTTGCTTGTACTTCCTTTATCTATGTACTGCTGTAAGAAGAGAAGAGATGCAATTCAGAATTCAAGTTCACTTGTAATTCACCCGAGAGATCCATCTGATCCAGATAATATGGTTAAGGTTGTTGTTGCCGATAATACCCATGGAAGTGCTTCTACAGTTACAGGGAGCTCTGCAAGCAGAAACAGTAGTGGTAGAGCTGAGTCTCATGTCATTGAAGCTGGGAATCTCATCATATCAGTTCAAGTTCTTCGAAATGTGACAAAGAATTTCGCCCCAGAAAATGAGTTAGGCCGTGGTGGCTTTGGGGTGGTTTATAAGGGAGAATTGGATGACGGGACAAAAATAGCAGTGAAAAGAATGGAGGCTGGTGTGATTAGCAACAAAGCGTTGGATGAATTCCAGTCCGAAATTGCAGTTCTGTCAAAGGTCAGACACCGTCATTTGGTATCACTTTTGGGTTATTCTGTTGAAGGAAATGAGAGAATGCTCGTCTATGAATATATGCCTCAAGGTGCTCTGAGCAGGCATCTTTTCCATTGGAAGACCTTCGAATTAGAGCCGCTCTCTTGGAAGAGGAGGCTAAACATTGCCTTGGATGTTGCTAGGGGGATGGATTATCTTCACAATCTagctcacaaaagcttcatacacaGAGATCTTAAATCATCAAATATCTTACTTGGTGATGATTTTAAAGCAAAAGTTTCGGATTTTGGATTGGTGAAACTGGCTCCTGATGGTGAAAAATCCGTTGTGACCAGGCTTGCCGGGACTTTTGGTTACTTAGCACCAGAGTATGCTG TGACGGGAAAAATCACAACGAAAGTAGATGTCTTCAGTTTCGGGGTTGTGTTGATGGAGCTATTAACTGGAATGATGGCACTAGATGAGGATAGACCTGAAGAAAGCCAATACTTGGCTGCATGGTTCTGGCACATAAAATCGAATAAGGAGAAACTCATGGCTGCTATTGACCCAACTCTTGAtagaaaagaagaaacattTGAGACCATCGCTATAATTGCAGAACTCGCTGGGCACTGCACTGCAAGGGAACCCAGCCAAAGACCGGATATGAGCCATGCCGTGAATGTATTGTCCCCGCTTGTTGAAAAATGGAAACCTGTCGATGATGAGAATGAGGAGTATTCTGGGATTGATTATAGCCAGCCGCTTAACCAGATGGTGAAGGGTTGGCAGGACGCAGAAGGAAAGGACTCCGGTTATCTGGACCTGGAAGACAGCAAGGGGAGTATACCGGCAAGGCCAACTGGCTTTGCAGAGTCTTTTACTTCCGCTGATGGTCGGTAA